Proteins found in one Mucilaginibacter gracilis genomic segment:
- a CDS encoding gliding motility protein GldB-related protein: MKLIAVFVCVIAGCLILFGNTFFGNKQPYVTSDIANFWEAVDSLKDAKSTEDSLQVMKTIYLDRMSSEGQKFIEIREYTAPEYLRTIRRYPKYLRQLRSKTTNIAVNLAALDRTFKQLNNVIPNYQIPRVCFAIGCFRGGGTTKKDLILMGSEIALADSSMDFSEFKGNLQVTLSRGVNLSELVAHESIHCQQHHAKNKTLLSITLQEGAANFLPDLILNQGRLPNKSEYETQHECELWKEFKPDINSTDLSKWLFNTGTIKNKPPDLGYFIGMRICEAYYNKQADKKTAIKNLLDRSKYMEVMEQSGYNGNCRNMQN; encoded by the coding sequence ATGAAGTTAATTGCTGTTTTCGTTTGTGTAATTGCAGGGTGCCTAATTCTTTTTGGAAATACCTTTTTTGGTAATAAGCAGCCCTATGTTACAAGTGATATAGCTAATTTCTGGGAGGCTGTAGACAGCTTGAAAGATGCAAAGAGTACAGAAGATAGCCTTCAGGTGATGAAAACAATATACCTCGATAGAATGAGCAGTGAAGGGCAAAAGTTTATTGAGATACGTGAATATACAGCTCCTGAATATCTGCGCACCATACGTAGATATCCAAAATATCTTAGGCAATTACGGTCAAAAACCACAAATATAGCGGTCAATTTGGCTGCCCTTGACCGTACGTTTAAACAGTTGAATAATGTTATTCCCAATTACCAAATACCACGAGTTTGCTTTGCTATCGGTTGTTTCAGAGGAGGTGGAACAACCAAAAAGGACCTAATTCTTATGGGCAGTGAGATTGCGTTGGCAGATTCATCAATGGATTTCTCCGAGTTTAAAGGAAATTTACAAGTCACCCTATCGCGGGGTGTAAACTTGAGCGAACTTGTAGCGCATGAAAGTATTCATTGCCAGCAGCATCACGCCAAAAATAAGACTTTGTTATCAATTACTTTACAAGAAGGAGCGGCTAATTTTCTCCCTGATCTGATACTAAATCAAGGTCGGTTACCAAATAAAAGCGAATACGAGACTCAGCACGAATGCGAATTATGGAAAGAGTTCAAGCCAGATATAAACAGCACTGATTTGTCAAAATGGCTTTTCAATACCGGCACGATCAAAAACAAGCCACCTGATTTAGGCTACTTCATTGGTATGCGTATTTGTGAAGCCTATTATAATAAACAGGCGGATAAAAAAACGGCGATAAAAAACCTTCTTGACCGTAGTAAGTATATGGAAGTAATGGAGCAAAGTGGCTATAACGGCAACTGTCGCAACATGCAAAATTAA
- a CDS encoding helix-turn-helix domain-containing protein — MLGNSPTHFPDYYFIFPVQLPGQMISDIDKEVLILFGKHLKSLRLAKKLTYRKMALRCNIDYGDIQKIESGKVNITILTLRELAKALELAPNSLLDFDGFNLSDSR; from the coding sequence TTGTTGGGTAATTCACCAACACATTTCCCTGATTATTATTTCATCTTTCCTGTTCAGTTACCGGGACAAATGATTAGCGACATTGATAAAGAAGTACTTATTTTATTTGGGAAACACCTTAAATCCTTACGTCTTGCTAAGAAACTGACTTATCGTAAAATGGCGTTGCGCTGTAATATTGACTACGGCGATATTCAAAAGATCGAAAGCGGCAAAGTTAACATAACCATTCTTACGCTTAGAGAGCTTGCCAAAGCACTTGAACTTGCCCCTAATAGCTTGCTTGACTTTGATGGCTTTAATCTATCCGATAGCCGTTAA
- a CDS encoding RNA polymerase sigma factor, with product MGTENLDITLLLQQLQLGSEQAFSKIYDLYSKPLYRNILYLVKDEDIAQEILQDLFLKLWLKREYIDPNRKWLSYLYEIANRMVIDHFRKVAKNQRIINHLISTTVEPVLNAEDQLIDKETYAFLTKAIESLPVQRKEAFKMCKIDGKSYKEAAELLGISPITIRNQIVAANKSLKEYFLINNKLVLILIGYSLGLTICHTCQYLL from the coding sequence ATGGGTACCGAAAATTTAGATATAACCTTACTTCTTCAACAACTGCAACTCGGCAGCGAACAGGCTTTTTCTAAAATTTACGATCTCTATAGCAAACCCCTTTACCGCAACATACTTTACTTAGTTAAGGATGAAGATATCGCCCAGGAAATCTTACAAGACCTGTTTCTAAAGCTATGGCTTAAGCGCGAATATATTGACCCTAATCGTAAATGGTTATCCTATCTATATGAAATTGCAAACCGCATGGTAATAGATCACTTCAGGAAAGTAGCTAAAAATCAACGTATTATAAACCATTTAATTTCAACTACAGTCGAACCTGTCTTGAATGCTGAAGATCAATTAATCGATAAGGAAACTTACGCATTCTTAACCAAAGCAATTGAAAGTTTACCGGTTCAACGCAAGGAAGCGTTCAAGATGTGTAAAATTGATGGCAAAAGCTATAAGGAAGCGGCTGAACTTTTGGGAATATCGCCAATAACTATCCGCAATCAAATTGTCGCAGCCAACAAATCTCTTAAAGAATATTTCCTAATAAATAATAAACTGGTGTTGATTCTCATAGGCTACTCATTAGGTTTGACTATTTGCCATACTTGCCAATATTTATTATGA
- a CDS encoding FecR family protein, producing the protein MENRNTDFSTYTLNDLLDDPNFINWVLFPNDTLTVYWQTAQNNHSNLPVLIVPARKLVLSMQFKEDRISDEEQQQLWQQIAAQTIEKKKSGRIIPMWLRSTAAALLAGILFSAAFYFYNNRTTKISTTYGQVRTVVLPDSSSVTLNANSQLQYVHNWNKSKIREVWIAGEAFFKVNHLHKSGKITAGDRFIVHAGKVNVEVLGTIFNVNDRRGLVNVALVTGKVSMTVAATHKPPLIMQPGDVLEYLAKQDTIIQRHTKTANKIAWKDGVLVFEELTAGELFDQLSDIFGYKVVIKRPEIKLKKISGRFTSNDEDKLFKAISLALGVSIKKDVANHTLIVQ; encoded by the coding sequence ATGGAAAATAGGAATACCGATTTCAGCACTTATACCCTGAACGATCTGCTCGATGACCCCAATTTCATCAACTGGGTTTTGTTCCCAAACGATACCCTAACCGTTTACTGGCAAACGGCACAAAACAATCATTCTAATTTACCCGTCCTAATCGTACCGGCCCGCAAGTTGGTCTTATCAATGCAATTTAAAGAAGATCGCATAAGCGACGAGGAGCAGCAACAGCTCTGGCAGCAGATCGCGGCGCAAACCATCGAAAAGAAGAAATCAGGCCGCATTATCCCGATGTGGCTGCGCAGCACAGCGGCGGCTTTATTGGCCGGTATCCTGTTTAGCGCGGCATTCTATTTTTATAACAACAGGACAACAAAGATCAGCACTACTTACGGACAGGTCAGAACGGTCGTGCTCCCGGACAGTTCCTCAGTTACCCTGAATGCCAACAGTCAGCTGCAATATGTTCATAACTGGAATAAAAGCAAGATCAGGGAAGTATGGATAGCCGGGGAAGCTTTCTTTAAGGTCAACCACCTCCACAAATCCGGAAAGATCACTGCAGGCGACCGGTTTATAGTCCATGCAGGTAAGGTCAATGTCGAGGTATTAGGTACTATTTTTAATGTCAATGACCGAAGGGGCTTAGTTAATGTGGCGCTGGTGACCGGCAAGGTCAGCATGACTGTTGCAGCAACGCATAAACCGCCTTTAATCATGCAGCCGGGCGATGTATTGGAATACCTGGCCAAACAGGATACGATTATTCAGAGGCACACTAAAACGGCTAACAAGATAGCCTGGAAAGATGGTGTATTGGTGTTTGAGGAACTTACTGCCGGTGAATTATTTGATCAGTTATCGGATATTTTTGGATATAAAGTGGTCATCAAACGGCCGGAGATTAAACTAAAAAAGATAAGCGGCAGGTTTACCAGTAATGATGAGGATAAGCTTTTTAAAGCCATTTCCCTTGCTTTAGGGGTATCCATCAAAAAAGATGTGGCCAATCACACGCTTATTGTTCAATAA
- a CDS encoding TonB-dependent receptor translates to MWPITRLLFNNHFIDLSDMTFFKYYITISLSIILLLINCADADAQQQELPQSAVKLKDALQEVSKIFHVNFMYETDLIGKGTVEVDRRSFKTQKLEAVLKGLLKPVGISYYPVDQENYALFKQVPAAIKENPANTTASHPLPADTLQSASISGIVLDETNHPLEYSTVTLLKSDSSNIKSVLADSLGRYRFKDIAGGRYLIRATQMGYLKAYSQTFLVVTNTPVAIPAIIMATSPNQLAEVKVVAKKPLFERRIDRTIVNVESSALAAGGSVNDVLEIAPGVSVDNNQITLKGKQGVTVMIDDKVVKLSASQISSLLQSMPASSISQIELISNPSAKYDAEGKGGIINIKTKKGTNMGFNGTITSGLTVGVYPRFTEGLTLNYKLNKLNIFSNYSYTHGKSTSSYISHISISGQNPIKYDQEENDHRNWDAHNARLGMDYDLTAKNTIGILGTLNTYNSVLNFKDGIYFRSNITQQPDSSFSSVNDGRERNRTYGFNINSKHILGTKGDALLFNADYTSYRSSLPYYYINSYFNSSGNLSRKPENILNDASVAIDLFSAKADYSHAISPSTKLEAGGKIAATHSNSNILFQTGNPAGQLVTDTNRTNTFDYHENISALYINYVTKLSEQTSFQAGLRGENTHYSGKSVTTGQTVGRDYLQLFPSLFILHNFGPNALSFSYSRRIGRPSYEDLNPFIDYSSPYFYTQGNPLLKPETTHSLEVNYNYDTDLNISLGYSRTSDYYNYFTSLADSSGATKQTIDNFKQYDTWNFSISYNKDILKWWTLTANGDANYDRYQTPYLGTLIDVQRAGYSFNILNTFQLNPKLSLEILNLYKSKRVVLARTIDSKYRADAALKYSLLKNKATIKLGVTDIFYTYINQGVNHFEGLYGTYYNRNENRRFNVSLSYKFGGKVTAPKKIQSNKEELERIK, encoded by the coding sequence ATGTGGCCAATCACACGCTTATTGTTCAATAATCACTTTATCGACTTATCCGACATGACTTTTTTCAAATACTATATTACAATTTCTCTATCCATCATATTATTACTCATTAACTGCGCTGATGCGGATGCACAACAACAGGAACTACCGCAATCCGCTGTAAAACTGAAGGATGCTTTACAGGAAGTAAGCAAAATATTTCACGTCAATTTTATGTACGAAACAGACCTCATTGGCAAAGGGACAGTAGAAGTTGATAGGCGAAGCTTCAAAACGCAAAAATTGGAAGCAGTATTGAAAGGATTACTCAAACCGGTGGGAATAAGCTATTATCCTGTTGATCAGGAAAACTATGCGCTCTTTAAACAAGTACCTGCTGCAATAAAGGAAAATCCCGCAAATACGACTGCCAGTCATCCTTTACCCGCTGATACACTTCAAAGCGCTTCGATCAGCGGCATCGTACTGGATGAAACAAACCATCCGTTGGAATACAGTACGGTCACCTTATTAAAAAGCGATTCAAGTAATATCAAAAGCGTGTTGGCTGATTCATTGGGACGGTACAGGTTTAAAGATATTGCTGGTGGGCGTTACCTGATCCGGGCGACGCAGATGGGGTATCTCAAAGCTTACTCGCAAACGTTTCTTGTGGTCACCAATACCCCGGTAGCTATCCCCGCCATTATCATGGCTACATCACCAAACCAACTTGCGGAAGTAAAAGTTGTAGCCAAAAAGCCCCTGTTTGAGCGCCGGATTGACCGCACTATTGTCAATGTAGAAAGCAGCGCACTGGCTGCCGGAGGCTCTGTTAATGATGTGCTTGAAATCGCGCCAGGTGTATCGGTGGATAACAACCAGATCACCTTAAAAGGCAAACAGGGTGTAACGGTGATGATCGATGATAAAGTAGTCAAATTATCTGCTTCACAGATCAGCAGTTTATTGCAAAGTATGCCTGCCAGCTCTATTTCCCAAATTGAACTGATCTCTAATCCCTCCGCTAAATACGATGCGGAAGGTAAAGGTGGTATCATCAATATTAAAACAAAAAAAGGCACCAACATGGGTTTCAATGGAACGATAACTTCTGGCCTTACCGTAGGGGTATATCCACGGTTTACGGAGGGCCTTACCCTGAATTATAAATTGAACAAGCTGAATATATTTAGTAATTACAGTTACACACATGGCAAAAGTACCAGTTCCTACATCAGCCATATCAGTATTAGCGGCCAGAACCCCATTAAATATGATCAGGAAGAAAATGACCATCGGAATTGGGATGCACATAATGCGCGCCTGGGAATGGACTACGACCTGACCGCTAAAAACACCATCGGCATATTAGGAACATTAAATACATACAACAGCGTTTTGAATTTTAAAGACGGCATTTACTTTAGAAGCAACATCACGCAACAACCAGATTCAAGCTTTTCTTCTGTGAATGATGGCCGTGAACGTAACCGGACTTATGGATTTAACATTAACTCGAAACATATCCTGGGTACTAAGGGTGATGCGCTGCTTTTTAATGCCGATTATACCTCCTACAGATCCAGTCTTCCGTACTATTATATCAACAGCTATTTCAATTCATCAGGAAATTTATCCAGGAAACCTGAAAATATTTTAAATGATGCTTCGGTAGCGATTGACCTGTTTTCTGCAAAAGCAGATTACAGCCACGCTATAAGCCCATCAACAAAACTGGAAGCAGGCGGAAAAATAGCCGCCACACATTCTAACAGTAACATTTTGTTCCAAACCGGTAATCCCGCCGGTCAACTGGTCACTGACACGAACAGGACCAATACATTTGATTACCATGAAAACATCAGTGCACTTTATATCAACTATGTAACTAAACTTAGCGAACAAACAAGCTTTCAGGCAGGCTTAAGGGGAGAAAATACGCATTACTCCGGGAAATCCGTTACTACGGGTCAAACCGTAGGCCGTGATTACCTGCAATTATTCCCCAGTCTTTTTATACTGCATAATTTCGGGCCAAACGCCTTGAGCTTTTCTTACAGCCGCCGGATCGGCCGCCCCAGCTATGAGGATCTGAATCCGTTCATCGATTATTCATCGCCTTATTTCTACACTCAGGGAAACCCGCTTTTAAAACCGGAAACTACGCATTCTTTGGAAGTGAACTACAACTACGACACGGATCTGAATATCAGCCTGGGTTATAGCCGGACAAGCGATTATTATAATTATTTCACGTCGCTGGCCGACAGTAGCGGTGCTACCAAACAAACGATTGACAATTTTAAGCAATATGATACCTGGAATTTCTCGATCAGCTATAATAAGGACATCTTAAAATGGTGGACGCTTACGGCAAACGGCGATGCTAATTATGACCGTTACCAAACACCTTATTTGGGTACCTTGATCGATGTTCAGCGTGCCGGATATAGTTTTAATATTCTAAACACTTTTCAGCTCAATCCAAAGCTGTCATTGGAAATCCTGAACCTTTACAAATCTAAACGCGTGGTACTGGCCCGAACGATTGATAGCAAATATCGTGCGGATGCGGCCTTGAAATACAGCTTGCTGAAAAACAAAGCCACCATCAAATTAGGCGTAACAGATATTTTCTATACTTATATCAACCAGGGAGTAAACCATTTTGAGGGTTTATATGGCACCTACTATAACAGGAACGAAAACCGCAGGTTTAATGTGAGCCTTTCTTATAAGTTTGGCGGTAAAGTAACAGCGCCTAAAAAAATTCAAAGCAATAAAGAGGAATTGGAGCGGATCAAATAA
- a CDS encoding FecR family protein: MADQIHIENLFKKYLTVQCTPDEIKELYRLIGNKENEEIFSYLVAEQLSKDSLEPLHSEKEDRAVNKVKSVLLSEIRAQIPAKSKSRYKIPNTWLKIAALWLVVGSATMFLLFRHFSDKYNSEIKQHTQQLVTKNGQRKFIQLFDGTKVWLYPSSTIKFSDQLVNGYREVMLDGEAFFEVAKDKAHPFIIHSGRMQTEVVGTSFNVKSYSKQNIYNVTVVTGIVKVSMLSAKKEKLSEVILKPKQQAIYNSVQATLADKSISTVDAVIKKKDGILSYDGMPVPEVVVDFRRYYNQSIELQNKSATCLCYGEFDTSKPIDIVLRQLAAAIGATVRQTDKGYFLEGGCSDR; this comes from the coding sequence GTGGCAGATCAAATCCATATCGAAAACCTTTTCAAAAAATATCTCACCGTGCAATGCACGCCCGATGAGATTAAAGAATTGTATAGGTTAATCGGAAACAAAGAAAATGAGGAAATTTTTAGTTATTTAGTTGCTGAACAACTTTCTAAAGATTCACTTGAGCCGCTCCATTCAGAAAAGGAAGATAGAGCCGTAAACAAAGTTAAATCCGTCCTTCTAAGCGAAATTCGCGCTCAAATCCCCGCAAAATCTAAATCCCGCTATAAAATTCCTAATACCTGGTTGAAGATCGCGGCATTATGGCTGGTGGTAGGTTCAGCGACTATGTTCCTGCTTTTCCGACATTTTTCCGACAAATATAACTCTGAAATCAAGCAGCACACTCAACAATTAGTTACAAAAAACGGCCAGAGAAAATTCATCCAATTATTCGACGGCACTAAAGTATGGCTTTACCCCTCCAGCACGATAAAATTTTCAGATCAGTTAGTTAATGGTTATCGAGAAGTAATGTTGGATGGGGAAGCCTTTTTTGAAGTGGCCAAAGATAAGGCGCATCCCTTTATCATCCATAGTGGCCGAATGCAGACAGAAGTAGTCGGAACCTCTTTTAACGTAAAATCTTATAGCAAACAAAATATCTACAACGTCACTGTAGTTACCGGGATTGTAAAGGTTTCTATGCTTTCGGCAAAAAAGGAGAAGCTGTCAGAGGTCATTTTAAAACCGAAGCAACAGGCCATCTACAACAGTGTGCAAGCAACGTTAGCCGACAAATCAATATCAACCGTTGACGCCGTTATAAAAAAGAAAGACGGCATATTAAGCTATGACGGAATGCCAGTGCCGGAAGTCGTCGTGGACTTCAGGCGCTATTATAATCAATCCATTGAACTGCAAAACAAGTCGGCAACCTGCCTATGTTACGGTGAATTTGATACGTCGAAGCCGATAGATATTGTACTGCGCCAATTGGCCGCGGCTATCGGCGCAACCGTCCGGCAAACAGACAAAGGGTATTTTTTAGAGGGGGGATGTAGTGATAGGTAG
- a CDS encoding RHS repeat-associated core domain-containing protein, producing the protein MKKLLITLGILIANLVICYGQDNPYKIFGYKPKVDYKDNPLDIYQVKNADPKSKIRYLTLDRQNKVIKLIGDRDSLIKTITYTDEDLLRWVTVDPKAEKYPQLSPYNYVNDNPMNNIDPNGKEIIGTDGKAVTYSVNKSGAVSWSKNASAGTQIIGNALAKSGGISDLNAYRDSKVQVTLVYSSENNATEIGHTDNSYIHGTDQVAKSTVTIYGGAIDDMASQVANGSVYGGDKGHLQTAALQLGDKDAVVAAAAGHERIHATDQTNQSQVKSNLDKGTTFDTEKAPNANETKILQNNVIKDVLKSIPLPLPAKL; encoded by the coding sequence ATGAAAAAACTACTCATCACCCTCGGCATTTTAATTGCCAACCTTGTTATATGTTATGGGCAGGACAACCCTTATAAGATTTTTGGCTATAAACCCAAAGTAGATTACAAAGACAATCCGCTTGACATTTATCAGGTAAAAAATGCAGACCCAAAATCCAAAATCCGGTATTTAACGCTTGATCGTCAAAACAAGGTTATCAAGCTGATCGGTGACCGGGATAGTCTTATAAAGACAATTACTTACACGGATGAGGACTTGTTGCGGTGGGTAACAGTTGACCCCAAAGCCGAAAAATACCCTCAATTATCTCCCTATAATTATGTGAATGATAACCCTATGAATAATATTGACCCCAATGGTAAGGAAATTATCGGTACAGACGGCAAGGCAGTTACTTATTCTGTAAATAAAAGCGGTGCCGTTTCATGGTCAAAGAATGCTTCAGCAGGTACGCAGATTATCGGGAATGCACTTGCCAAAAGCGGGGGCATATCTGACTTAAATGCCTATAGGGACTCAAAAGTACAAGTCACATTAGTTTATTCGTCAGAGAATAATGCGACAGAAATCGGACACACGGATAATTCTTATATTCACGGCACAGATCAGGTAGCAAAATCGACGGTGACCATCTACGGCGGAGCAATTGATGATATGGCCAGCCAGGTAGCCAACGGTTCGGTATATGGCGGGGACAAAGGTCATTTGCAAACAGCCGCATTGCAATTGGGCGATAAGGATGCGGTAGTAGCTGCCGCGGCTGGCCACGAGCGTATTCATGCGACTGATCAAACCAATCAATCGCAGGTAAAGTCGAACCTTGATAAGGGAACTACTTTTGATACTGAAAAAGCCCCGAATGCCAACGAAACCAAAATCCTGCAAAATAACGTTATTAAAGATGTGTTAAAATCAATCCCTTTACCATTACCTGCGAAACTATGA